A window from Frischella perrara encodes these proteins:
- the htpG gene encoding molecular chaperone HtpG, which yields MSNQGKETRGFQSEVKQLLHLMIHSLYSNKEIFLRELISNASDAADKLRFKALENPDLYAGDGELGVKIWVNKDAQTLSISDNGIGMTRDEVIENLGTIAKSGTKAFLESIGSDQAKDSQLIGQFGVGFYSAFIVADKVTVTTRAATAKSDEAVMWESTGEGEYTLSDANKDTRGTEITLHLKDDEKEFLEDWRLRSIISKYSDHIALPVEILTKDDESSEVKWEKINKAQALWTRSKSEINDDEYKEFYKHLSHDYAEPLIWSHNRVEGKQEYTSLLYIPSKAPWDMWNRDHKHGLKLYVQRVFIMDDAEQFMPNYLRFVKGLIDSNDLPLNVSREILQDSKVTQNLRNACTKRVLQMLEKLAKDDSEKYQQFWNEFGQLLKEGTGEDYTNRENIAKLLRFASTKNDSDAQTVSLEEYVSRMQEGQEKIYYITADSYQAAKNSAHLELFNKKGIEVLLLSDRIDEWMMSHLTEFEGKTFQSVSKSDESIEKLADQESEEQKHAQKELEPFIERVKSILGDRVKDVKLTHRLTDTPAIVTTADDEMTTQMAKLFASAGQKIPEIKYTFELNPDHALVKKAADTQEDSEFKDWVELLLDQALLAEKGSLNDPSNFIKNLNKLLTK from the coding sequence ATGAGTAACCAAGGGAAAGAAACTCGAGGATTTCAATCGGAAGTAAAACAGCTTCTACATTTAATGATCCATTCACTTTATTCAAACAAAGAAATTTTTCTAAGAGAATTGATTTCCAATGCATCTGATGCTGCTGATAAGTTACGCTTTAAGGCATTAGAAAATCCGGATCTCTATGCGGGTGATGGTGAATTAGGTGTAAAAATTTGGGTTAATAAAGATGCCCAAACACTTTCTATATCTGACAATGGAATTGGTATGACTCGTGATGAAGTCATCGAAAATCTAGGAACCATTGCTAAATCAGGCACTAAAGCTTTTTTAGAATCAATTGGTAGTGATCAAGCAAAAGATAGTCAGCTTATTGGTCAATTTGGAGTTGGTTTTTATTCTGCTTTTATCGTTGCAGATAAAGTAACGGTTACAACACGCGCTGCAACAGCTAAATCTGATGAAGCGGTAATGTGGGAATCTACTGGGGAAGGTGAATACACACTCTCTGATGCCAATAAGGATACCCGTGGAACAGAAATCACACTACATTTAAAAGACGATGAAAAAGAATTTTTAGAAGATTGGCGTTTACGTTCAATTATTAGTAAATATTCAGATCACATCGCTTTACCGGTTGAGATTCTAACTAAAGATGATGAGAGCAGTGAAGTAAAATGGGAAAAAATTAATAAGGCTCAAGCACTTTGGACGCGTAGTAAAAGTGAAATTAATGATGACGAATATAAAGAGTTCTATAAACATCTTTCTCATGACTATGCCGAACCATTAATTTGGAGTCATAATCGTGTCGAAGGCAAACAAGAATATACTAGCTTATTATATATACCATCAAAAGCACCATGGGATATGTGGAATCGTGATCACAAACATGGTCTTAAACTATATGTTCAACGCGTTTTCATTATGGATGATGCTGAACAATTCATGCCAAATTACTTACGTTTTGTCAAAGGTTTGATTGATTCTAACGATTTACCTTTAAATGTATCGCGTGAAATTCTTCAAGATAGCAAAGTAACTCAAAATTTACGTAATGCTTGTACCAAACGCGTATTACAAATGTTAGAAAAACTTGCTAAAGATGATAGTGAAAAATATCAACAATTTTGGAATGAATTTGGTCAATTACTCAAAGAAGGAACCGGTGAGGATTACACTAACCGTGAAAATATAGCTAAATTATTAAGATTTGCATCAACGAAGAATGATAGTGACGCACAAACTGTTTCTTTAGAAGAGTATGTTAGCCGCATGCAGGAAGGGCAAGAGAAGATATACTATATTACTGCTGATAGCTATCAAGCTGCGAAGAATAGTGCTCATCTTGAATTATTTAATAAAAAAGGTATTGAAGTTTTACTTCTGTCAGATCGTATTGATGAGTGGATGATGAGCCATTTAACAGAATTTGAAGGTAAAACCTTCCAATCTGTTAGTAAATCTGATGAATCAATCGAAAAACTAGCTGATCAAGAAAGTGAAGAACAAAAGCACGCACAAAAAGAGCTCGAACCGTTTATAGAACGTGTAAAAAGTATTTTAGGTGATAGAGTTAAAGATGTTAAATTAACACATCGTTTAACTGACACGCCTGCAATTGTTACGACCGCAGATGATGAAATGACGACCCAAATGGCTAAATTATTTGCCTCTGCTGGTCAAAAGATTCCTGAAATTAAATATACCTTTGAATTAAATCCAGATCATGCATTAGTGAAAAAAGCAGCTGATACCCAAGAAGATTCTGAATTTAAAGATTGGGTTGAATTGTTGCTTGATCAAGCATTATTGGCAGAAAAAGGCTCTTTAAATGATCCAAGTAACTTCATCAAAAATTTAAACAAGTTACTAACTAAATAA
- the gapA gene encoding glyceraldehyde-3-phosphate dehydrogenase codes for MTIKVGINGFGRIGRIVFRAAQKRSDIEIVAINDLLDVNYMAYMLKYDSTHGRFDGTVEVKDGKLIVNGKTIRVTAEKDPANLKWDEVGVDVVAEATGLFLDDATARKHIQAGAKKVVLTGPSKDSTPMFVMGVNDKDYAGQDIVSNASCTTNCLAPLAKVINDNFGIVEGLMTTVHATTATQKTVDGPSHKDWRGGRGAAQNIIPSSTGAAKAVGKVIPELNGKLTGMAFRVPTPDVSVVDLTARLAKPAKYEDICKAIKAASEGPMKGVLGYTEDDVVSTDFLGEVCTSVFDAKAGIQISDTFVKLVAWYDNEVGYSNKVLDLIAVVSKK; via the coding sequence ATGACAATCAAAGTAGGTATTAATGGTTTCGGTCGTATTGGTCGTATTGTTTTCCGTGCAGCACAAAAACGTTCTGACATTGAAATTGTAGCAATTAACGATTTATTAGACGTTAACTATATGGCTTACATGCTTAAATATGATTCAACTCATGGCCGTTTCGATGGTACTGTTGAAGTTAAAGATGGTAAATTAATCGTTAATGGTAAAACTATTCGTGTAACTGCTGAAAAAGATCCTGCTAACCTAAAATGGGATGAAGTTGGTGTTGATGTTGTTGCTGAAGCAACAGGTTTATTCCTTGATGATGCTACTGCACGTAAACACATTCAAGCTGGTGCGAAAAAAGTAGTATTAACTGGTCCTTCTAAAGATAGTACACCAATGTTTGTTATGGGTGTTAATGATAAAGACTATGCTGGTCAAGATATCGTGTCTAACGCTTCTTGTACAACTAACTGTTTAGCTCCTCTAGCCAAAGTTATTAATGATAACTTCGGTATTGTTGAAGGTTTAATGACAACTGTTCATGCTACAACTGCAACTCAAAAAACAGTAGATGGTCCTTCTCACAAAGATTGGCGTGGTGGTCGTGGTGCTGCTCAAAACATCATTCCATCTTCTACTGGTGCAGCTAAAGCAGTAGGTAAAGTTATTCCTGAATTAAACGGCAAATTAACAGGTATGGCATTCCGTGTTCCAACTCCTGACGTTTCTGTTGTTGACCTAACTGCTCGTTTAGCTAAACCAGCTAAATATGAAGATATCTGTAAAGCTATTAAAGCTGCATCTGAAGGTCCAATGAAAGGCGTACTTGGTTATACAGAAGATGATGTTGTTTCAACTGACTTCTTAGGCGAAGTTTGCACTTCAGTATTTGATGCAAAAGCGGGTATTCAAATCAGCGATACTTTCGTAAAACTTGTTGCATGGTATGATAACGAAGTCGGTTACTCAAATAAAGTTCTAGATTTAATTGCAGTTGTTTCTAAAAAATAA
- the rep gene encoding DNA helicase Rep: protein MRLNSSQQQAVEYATGPCLVLAGAGSGKTRVIINKIAYLIKIKEYQPKHIYAVTFTNKAAREMKERIAHSLGRKETRGLKISTFHTLGLDIIRKEYKHIGIKSNFSLFDDHDQFALIKELTEQYLDGDKDLINQLRSYISNWKNDLIDASLAMANAKTKKEKLFAQCYKLYEIQQKSCGILDFDDLILLPTLLLKNNEQIREKWQNRVRYLLVDEYQDTNTSQYELIKLLVGTRANFTVVGDDDQSIYSWRGARPQNLILLSQDFPNLNVIKLEQNYRSSGRILKAANILIENNPHLFVKTLHSELGYGDLINVISANNEEDEAEKIVNHLIGHRFTTGSRYGDYAILYRGNHQSRLVEKVLMQSRIPYRISGGISFFSRSEVKDIMAYLRLLVNLDDDNAFIRIINTPRREIGPTTLQKLGELAEKRSQSLFKTAFDPEITEILSPKSLNTLVSFVEWFNQLSKQAQSEPMPAVYELLHNIDYESWLYETSPSPTAAQMRMKNINQLTDWLDEMLKGDEIEEPYTLADAVARFTLRDMLERNENETEQDEVQLMTLHASKGLEFPYVYLIGMAEGLLPHQNSIDEDNVEEERRLAYVGITRAQQLLTFSYSRERRQFGETSYLEPSRFLYELPQDDLNWSLTKPNTTPEQRLQKSKNHLAKLKAQIFKAKDNS from the coding sequence GTGCGTTTAAATTCAAGTCAACAACAAGCAGTAGAATATGCTACAGGTCCTTGTCTTGTTTTAGCGGGAGCAGGTTCCGGTAAAACACGTGTCATAATTAATAAAATTGCTTATTTAATAAAAATAAAAGAGTATCAGCCTAAACATATTTATGCAGTGACTTTTACTAATAAAGCTGCACGAGAAATGAAAGAGCGGATAGCACATTCTCTTGGTAGGAAAGAAACAAGAGGGCTAAAGATTTCGACTTTTCATACACTAGGATTAGACATTATTCGTAAAGAATATAAGCATATTGGCATAAAAAGTAATTTTTCGTTGTTTGATGATCATGATCAGTTTGCATTAATTAAAGAATTAACAGAGCAATATCTTGACGGCGATAAAGATTTAATAAATCAATTACGTAGTTACATCTCGAATTGGAAAAATGATCTTATTGACGCAAGTTTAGCTATGGCTAACGCAAAAACAAAAAAAGAAAAACTATTTGCTCAATGTTACAAATTGTATGAAATACAACAAAAATCTTGTGGTATTTTGGATTTTGATGATTTAATTTTATTACCCACTTTATTGCTGAAAAATAATGAACAAATACGTGAAAAATGGCAAAATCGTGTGCGTTATTTATTGGTTGATGAATATCAAGATACTAATACTAGCCAATATGAATTAATTAAGTTGTTAGTAGGGACGCGCGCTAACTTTACGGTTGTGGGTGATGATGATCAGTCAATTTATTCTTGGCGTGGAGCTAGACCACAAAATTTAATTTTACTAAGTCAAGATTTTCCTAATCTCAATGTCATTAAACTTGAACAGAATTATCGATCCTCTGGGCGAATATTAAAAGCTGCAAATATTTTAATAGAGAATAATCCCCATTTGTTTGTAAAAACATTACATTCTGAATTGGGCTATGGAGACTTAATTAATGTTATATCAGCTAATAATGAAGAAGATGAGGCTGAAAAAATTGTAAATCACCTTATTGGACATCGTTTTACTACGGGGAGTCGTTATGGTGATTATGCAATTTTATACCGAGGTAATCATCAATCACGTTTAGTTGAAAAGGTGTTAATGCAAAGTCGAATTCCTTATCGAATTTCAGGTGGAATTTCTTTTTTCTCTCGTAGTGAAGTCAAAGATATAATGGCCTATTTACGATTGTTAGTTAATCTAGATGACGATAATGCTTTCATACGGATTATAAATACACCTCGTCGAGAAATTGGTCCTACAACATTACAGAAATTGGGTGAGCTTGCTGAAAAACGTTCGCAAAGTTTGTTTAAAACTGCTTTTGATCCAGAAATAACAGAAATATTATCACCTAAAAGTTTAAATACATTAGTTAGTTTTGTTGAATGGTTTAATCAGCTTTCTAAGCAAGCTCAATCTGAGCCCATGCCAGCCGTTTATGAATTATTGCACAATATTGATTATGAGAGCTGGTTATATGAAACATCACCTTCTCCAACAGCTGCTCAAATGCGCATGAAAAATATAAATCAACTAACCGATTGGTTAGACGAAATGCTAAAAGGCGACGAGATAGAGGAACCATATACTCTGGCTGATGCTGTCGCTCGATTTACTTTACGAGATATGTTAGAGCGAAATGAAAACGAAACTGAGCAGGATGAAGTGCAGCTTATGACGCTACATGCTTCTAAAGGTTTGGAGTTTCCTTACGTTTATTTAATTGGTATGGCTGAGGGGTTATTACCTCATCAAAATAGTATTGATGAGGATAATGTTGAAGAAGAGAGACGATTAGCTTATGTAGGTATAACGCGTGCACAACAACTGTTAACTTTTTCTTATAGTAGAGAGCGTAGGCAGTTTGGTGAAACGAGTTACTTAGAGCCAAGTCGATTTTTATATGAATTACCCCAAGATGATTTGAATTGGAGTCTAACTAAACCAAATACAACACCTGAACAGCGGTTACAGAAGAGTAAGAATCATCTTGCTAAGTTGAAAGCTCAAATTTTCAAAGCTAAAGATAATAGTTAA
- a CDS encoding efflux RND transporter permease subunit has protein sequence MAKFFIDRPVFAWVIAIMMMLGGALCIKLLAIEQYPDIAPPAVTVTASYPGADAQTIENTVTQLIEQNLTGIDNLIYMKSTSSAQGIVQTTLTFAPGTDPDFAQVQVLNKVESVKSRLPDSVQKNGVSVAKNNTNFLKVIGFYSTNPKKTQADIADFIYSTVQDPLRRVQGVGDTTLFGSEYAMRIWLDPNKMNYFKLSTQEIIAAIQAQNAQVTAGQLGAYPISGGQELNATITAQSRLKTPKQFQNILVRVNTDGSNLLLKDVARVELGAADYNFLSRYNGQVSSGLAIYLATGANQLDTSDAVDAKLAELAKIFPDDIKYDFPYDTTPFVKLSIDNVVETLIDAIVLVVFVMFLFLQNLRSTIIPTITVPVVLLGTFAVLYITGFTINTLSMFAMILAIGLLVDDAIVVIENVERIMHEEHLSPYDATVKSMEQISSALIGIAVVLSAVFIPMAFFGGAAGGIYRQFSITIVTSMVLSVLMAIILTPALCVQILKAPSKNGLEKKTIFQKIYQYPPFSWISWFINKVFYYFNSVFNASQKAYEKGVKSTLKHPFISMIGYLVIVGIFVVGYYKLPTSFLPNEDQGVVIMIVELPPGSTLDQTESVLTRATNYFKTQEADSVKETFTVAGFSLTGRGQNVGMGFIKLKDWELRTNKQQKIASILGRANGFLATITEARSFAVNVPAVPSLGMANGFSYVLMDSAGNGHDALIGAFYQTLIRAMHNPQLTQVRPGGMLDVPQYKIDVDFETAQALGVSVSSVNSVLSTALGSAYIDDFVYNNRVKKVYVQSDADYRMLPDDFSIWHVKNDNGDMVPYDAFAKTTKTFGSPSLVRYNGVSAMEISGSAIPGESSGSAMAIMEQISEQLPRGFTYDWTGLSYQERETGSQKAMLMFISLIVVFLALAALYESWTIPISVLLTIPVGIFGTVVATSMFNLENDIYFFVGLLTTLGLTAKNAILIVEFAKDAILKEGKSIMDATLEACRLRLRPILMTSFAFILGVFPLAVNTGAGSASQNSVGTGVIGGMVTATFIAIFYIPLFFLYLTTFVKRFDRKKEEKKTTLES, from the coding sequence ATGGCTAAGTTTTTTATTGACCGCCCAGTTTTTGCTTGGGTAATTGCAATTATGATGATGTTAGGAGGCGCTCTTTGCATCAAATTACTTGCAATAGAACAGTATCCCGATATTGCGCCACCAGCAGTAACCGTTACAGCAAGTTATCCTGGTGCTGATGCGCAAACAATTGAAAACACTGTTACGCAATTAATTGAACAAAATCTTACAGGTATTGATAATTTAATTTATATGAAATCTACCAGTAGTGCACAAGGTATTGTACAAACTACGCTTACCTTTGCACCAGGTACCGATCCCGATTTTGCTCAGGTACAAGTTTTAAATAAGGTTGAAAGTGTTAAATCTCGTCTTCCTGACAGCGTGCAAAAAAATGGCGTATCAGTAGCGAAAAATAACACCAACTTTTTAAAAGTTATTGGTTTTTACTCTACCAATCCTAAGAAAACCCAAGCAGATATCGCCGACTTTATCTATTCAACTGTTCAAGACCCACTTCGTCGGGTACAAGGTGTTGGTGATACCACTTTATTTGGTTCAGAATATGCGATGCGCATTTGGCTTGATCCTAATAAAATGAACTATTTTAAACTATCTACTCAAGAAATAATTGCTGCCATTCAGGCTCAAAATGCTCAAGTTACAGCGGGACAATTAGGTGCATACCCTATTTCTGGTGGACAAGAGTTAAATGCTACGATTACAGCACAATCACGCTTGAAAACGCCGAAACAGTTCCAAAATATCTTGGTACGCGTTAATACAGATGGTTCCAATTTACTATTGAAAGATGTTGCCAGAGTCGAATTAGGTGCTGCGGATTATAACTTCTTATCGCGTTATAATGGGCAAGTTTCCAGCGGTTTAGCTATTTATTTGGCTACTGGTGCCAACCAACTTGATACATCTGATGCAGTGGATGCTAAATTAGCAGAATTGGCAAAGATTTTCCCAGACGACATTAAATACGATTTTCCTTACGACACTACGCCGTTTGTAAAACTATCAATTGACAATGTTGTTGAAACGTTAATAGATGCGATAGTTTTGGTTGTGTTCGTTATGTTCTTATTCTTACAGAACCTTCGTTCCACAATCATCCCTACAATTACTGTGCCTGTTGTGTTATTAGGTACATTTGCGGTCTTATATATTACTGGATTTACTATTAACACGTTATCCATGTTCGCGATGATCTTAGCGATAGGGTTGTTAGTGGATGACGCAATCGTTGTTATCGAAAACGTTGAACGTATAATGCATGAAGAGCATTTGTCTCCGTATGATGCAACTGTTAAATCAATGGAGCAAATCTCTTCAGCTCTTATAGGGATTGCTGTAGTTCTATCTGCAGTATTTATTCCAATGGCATTTTTCGGTGGCGCAGCTGGTGGGATATATCGCCAATTCTCAATTACAATTGTTACTTCAATGGTTTTATCGGTGTTAATGGCAATCATTTTAACACCTGCATTATGTGTACAAATTTTAAAAGCACCATCAAAAAATGGTTTAGAAAAGAAAACTATTTTTCAAAAAATATACCAATATCCGCCGTTTAGTTGGATATCATGGTTTATTAATAAGGTTTTTTATTATTTCAATTCTGTATTTAATGCTAGCCAAAAAGCTTACGAAAAAGGTGTAAAAAGCACATTAAAACATCCTTTCATTAGCATGATTGGTTATTTAGTCATTGTCGGTATTTTCGTTGTAGGTTATTACAAACTCCCAACATCTTTCTTACCTAATGAAGATCAGGGCGTTGTTATAATGATTGTAGAACTACCTCCTGGTTCGACACTGGATCAAACTGAAAGTGTCTTAACAAGAGCGACTAATTATTTTAAAACTCAAGAAGCTGATTCAGTTAAAGAAACCTTTACTGTTGCAGGATTTAGCTTGACTGGACGCGGTCAAAATGTAGGTATGGGCTTTATCAAATTAAAAGATTGGGAACTCAGAACTAATAAGCAGCAAAAAATTGCCTCAATATTAGGTCGAGCAAATGGTTTCTTAGCAACGATTACTGAAGCGCGTAGCTTTGCCGTTAATGTACCAGCGGTACCGTCGCTAGGTATGGCTAATGGATTCTCATATGTATTGATGGATAGTGCTGGAAATGGACATGATGCGCTAATTGGGGCATTTTATCAAACCCTTATAAGAGCGATGCATAATCCTCAACTAACTCAAGTTAGACCTGGCGGTATGCTTGATGTCCCTCAATACAAAATTGATGTCGATTTTGAAACAGCTCAAGCATTAGGTGTTTCAGTCAGTTCGGTAAATAGTGTATTATCCACAGCACTAGGTTCAGCTTACATTGATGACTTTGTTTATAACAACCGAGTGAAAAAAGTCTATGTACAGTCAGATGCAGATTATCGCATGTTACCGGATGATTTCAGTATTTGGCATGTTAAAAATGATAATGGTGATATGGTTCCTTATGATGCCTTTGCTAAAACTACAAAAACCTTCGGTTCACCATCATTAGTGCGATATAATGGTGTTTCCGCGATGGAAATTAGTGGTAGCGCAATTCCGGGAGAAAGTTCGGGTTCAGCAATGGCGATTATGGAGCAAATTTCTGAGCAATTGCCTCGTGGATTTACTTACGATTGGACAGGTTTATCATATCAAGAACGTGAAACCGGTTCCCAAAAAGCAATGTTGATGTTTATATCCCTTATTGTGGTATTCCTAGCACTAGCCGCTCTTTATGAAAGCTGGACAATTCCAATTTCTGTACTATTAACAATTCCAGTCGGAATATTTGGTACCGTAGTTGCAACCTCTATGTTTAATTTAGAGAACGATATTTATTTCTTCGTAGGATTGTTAACAACGTTAGGATTAACAGCTAAAAATGCAATATTAATAGTAGAATTTGCTAAAGATGCGATTCTTAAAGAAGGCAAATCTATTATGGATGCAACATTAGAAGCATGTCGATTACGTTTACGACCAATCTTGATGACTTCATTTGCTTTCATCCTTGGGGTATTTCCACTTGCGGTTAATACAGGAGCGGGCTCTGCAAGTCAAAATTCTGTTGGTACAGGTGTTATTGGTGGTATGGTTACTGCAACTTTCATTGCAATATTCTATATTCCATTATTCTTCTTATATTTGACTACTTTTGTAAAAAGGTTTGATCGTAAAAAAGAAGAGAAAAAGACAACTTTAGAAAGTTAG
- a CDS encoding efflux RND transporter periplasmic adaptor subunit: MKLKKALHPATLALIIGSSFLLASCDENKSNANQNEMPSVPVNVFKTQPLNYTIKTILPARVVASQIAEIRPQVSGIILKREFDESSNVTEGQSLYQIDPAIYQATYDSAIASVESAKANANIAHLTLTRYEGLLKTKSISQQEYDKAKADSQQADASVLVAKANLNTAKVNLDYTKVYSPIEGYIGKSNVTEGALVNAGQQTPMALVQKLDPIYIDMTQAATIFERNEKDRGSLYKPDQKVELYFNDGSKYEYTGKIKFSDKTVNETTGTVTLRAEFANPDSKILPGMFVKPHYTLGVIENAVLVPQKGITSNELGNYTAIVALPLNNEGTDGGEQQYYFEKRNDVKVYSGIPGYWIVTSGINVGEQVVVSGLLNLSGQNLNDPNNKIMANIININKPETLSQEELDTIIERNLK; this comes from the coding sequence ATGAAATTAAAAAAAGCATTACACCCGGCTACCCTTGCTCTGATTATAGGTAGTAGTTTTTTATTGGCGAGTTGTGACGAAAATAAATCTAATGCTAATCAAAATGAAATGCCGTCGGTACCTGTTAATGTATTTAAAACACAGCCACTCAATTATACAATTAAGACCATATTGCCCGCCCGTGTTGTCGCTTCACAAATTGCCGAAATTAGACCACAAGTAAGTGGTATTATTCTTAAGCGAGAGTTTGACGAAAGTAGTAATGTTACTGAAGGTCAATCACTTTACCAGATCGACCCAGCCATCTATCAAGCAACTTATGATAGTGCAATTGCAAGTGTTGAAAGTGCTAAGGCCAATGCCAATATCGCTCATTTAACTTTAACTCGTTACGAAGGGCTATTAAAAACCAAATCAATCAGCCAACAAGAATATGACAAAGCAAAAGCCGATTCACAACAAGCGGATGCCTCCGTGTTGGTTGCCAAAGCTAATTTAAATACAGCTAAAGTAAACCTTGATTACACTAAAGTCTATTCCCCTATCGAGGGTTATATTGGTAAGTCAAATGTTACAGAAGGTGCGCTAGTTAATGCTGGACAACAAACGCCTATGGCTTTAGTACAGAAACTTGATCCAATTTATATTGATATGACACAAGCTGCAACGATTTTTGAACGCAATGAAAAAGATCGCGGTTCACTTTACAAACCTGATCAAAAAGTTGAATTATATTTTAATGATGGTTCTAAATATGAATATACTGGAAAAATTAAATTTTCAGATAAAACAGTTAATGAAACAACCGGAACTGTAACATTAAGAGCAGAATTTGCTAATCCTGATTCTAAAATTCTCCCTGGTATGTTCGTTAAACCACATTATACTTTAGGTGTTATTGAAAATGCTGTTCTTGTTCCTCAAAAAGGTATTACCAGTAATGAACTTGGTAATTACACCGCAATTGTTGCGTTACCATTAAATAATGAGGGAACTGACGGTGGTGAGCAACAATATTACTTTGAAAAACGTAATGATGTAAAAGTATATTCAGGTATTCCCGGATATTGGATTGTTACTAGTGGGATAAATGTAGGTGAACAAGTTGTTGTTTCAGGATTATTAAATTTATCAGGACAAAACCTCAATGACCCTAATAATAAAATTATGGCCAATATCATTAATATAAATAAACCTGAGACACTCTCTCAAGAAGAATTAGATACAATTATCGAACGTAATCTCAAGTAA
- the zipA gene encoding cell division protein ZipA: protein MDNLRIVLIVIASLVIIALLIHGFWINKNERSQLFESKRQSNRSKPDSANLSWQEPFDNNEFQNNELLDINDKEEEIVTHHDKPLQSNSSIVFEPLTTEISPEPHRTIPPIQRDLFNEEEPIISVEPIYPDTVKPEKNNQAGSEKLPQTDYQISPDDRILYQETKTQSKKEEPETNKKSDQTDVLVLHIMGLNGEHIRGDLLLSSIIQAGFKFGEMQIFHRHLDPAGNGPVLFSLANMVKPGTLDPETMHEFNTPGVSIFMMIPSYGNTPQNFKIMLQAAQRIADDVNGVVLDDERHMLTPQKIDTYKSRIKAVC from the coding sequence ATGGATAATTTGCGTATTGTGTTAATTGTTATTGCCTCATTAGTAATCATTGCGTTACTGATTCATGGATTTTGGATTAATAAAAATGAACGTTCACAATTGTTTGAATCTAAAAGGCAATCAAATAGAAGTAAACCTGATTCAGCAAACCTATCTTGGCAAGAACCTTTTGATAATAATGAATTTCAAAATAATGAACTTTTGGATATTAATGATAAAGAGGAAGAAATTGTCACTCATCATGATAAGCCTTTACAAAGTAATTCATCGATAGTTTTTGAACCTTTAACTACGGAAATTTCGCCAGAACCTCATCGAACTATTCCCCCTATTCAACGAGATTTATTCAATGAAGAAGAACCAATAATATCCGTAGAACCTATTTATCCTGATACAGTTAAACCTGAAAAAAATAATCAAGCTGGGTCAGAAAAACTGCCCCAAACTGATTATCAAATATCGCCTGATGATCGAATTTTATATCAAGAAACCAAAACACAATCCAAAAAAGAAGAACCAGAAACAAATAAAAAAAGCGATCAAACTGATGTATTAGTACTACATATTATGGGATTAAATGGCGAACATATTCGTGGGGATTTGTTGCTAAGCAGTATAATTCAAGCCGGATTTAAATTTGGTGAAATGCAAATTTTTCACCGTCATTTAGACCCAGCAGGTAATGGACCGGTTTTATTTAGTTTAGCTAATATGGTGAAACCTGGAACGCTCGATCCAGAAACAATGCACGAATTTAATACACCCGGTGTTTCTATTTTTATGATGATTCCTTCTTATGGAAATACGCCTCAGAATTTTAAAATAATGCTACAGGCTGCTCAACGTATCGCTGATGATGTCAATGGTGTTGTACTTGATGATGAACGTCATATGCTAACACCGCAAAAGATAGATACTTATAAAAGTAGAATAAAAGCGGTGTGTTAG